The DNA window TGCGTTTCCGGCCTCCACGGCGACGCGCTCTGCCAGTATCGAGAGGCTCACGGAGGCGTCCTCTTCCGCGAGGACTCTGACTACGGCTCGTCGGTGTTCGTCTTCCAGGACGGCGAGATAGTTACGAAGCGGTCGGTCGGACGAAGCGCCGTCTTGTTTGACTGCCATTCTATCTCTACGATCGTTCTCTACCCACGAAAAGTATGCACCTAACATAATTGGGCGAGTGGAGACTGTCTACCACGAAGAGAGTTCTCGCCGCCCAACAACCGAAGAACCGAATGTCACGGCAGTCGATATGAGCCCTCCGGCTCTCGATAGTGGACCCCGATGTACACGTTTGGACCAAAATGAGTAGGTACTGACATTAGGGGACACCTCTCCATAGAGGACAGTCATGTATGACCTCCGTTGCGTTTCTTGTGATTTCAGCACATCTGCCGAATCACTGTCTGAGGCGCTAGATATCGTAGAATCTCACCGGGAGAGATACGGAGACCGTCATTTCGTCGAGTTCGATCAAGTGTCGGATGCGGACAGTTGAACTTCGAGACAGGTCACCACCCGTCGTTCCGTGTTCGCCGGTACGCGTTCCGTCTCCTCTCGGGACCGGCGTCCACCGAGTAATTCGGGAACTACCGGGCGGATTCGAACCGCGACGGCTCGAATTCTCTCGTCTTCTGGGTCTCGAATCCGAGTAACGACTCTTACTGCTCGCTGAGACTCGCAGAAAGTAGTCCCGGGCGGATTCGAACCGCCGTCAATGGCTCCAAAGGCCATTATGATTGGCCACTACACCACGGGACTTCTCAGTACTCACTCGTCGGTCCGCCTTTGAAAACCCATCGGGTTCGAACGACTGCGAGGAGGTCAGTCTATCGCGAGGTCCGGGTCGGCGTCGAGTTCGTGTTCGACGGAGAACCCGCCGCAGTTCGGACAGACGTGGTACTCTACGTCGTACGAGACACCGCATCCGAGACACACGTACGTATACTCGTCGGTCGTCGTCCCCACCCCGTCTCTGGGCCCCAGTCCCGCGAAACGGAGGAGACGACCGATAGTCGCTGTCCCATCCATAGTCGAACGCAAGAACTGGATTCCCTTAACCGTAGGTGGCACTTGCAGCCTCGGATATCTGTTTGCTCGCGGTGAATCAGTCCGCGGGTTTCTCTTCGGCTTCCGGGAGTTCCAGATACTCGCACGCGTCCGTCTCGGCGTCGAAACAGTCCGGACACTCGCCGTGCCGGTCGATGATGGTGTCCAGTCGCTCCGCCACCGTCCCGTCGATGACGGGTTCCAGTTCCCGGGCCTCCGCGCGGAACGCCTCCACGTCGAGGACGTTCGCGAGGAACCGTTCGATGATGCAGTACGTCTGGAGGGCGTCTCGCGCGCGGACGATTCCCTCGTCCGTGAGCTGTACGCCCTTGTACTTCTCGTGTTCGGCGAGTCCGCGGTCCTCCAGTTTCCCGATCATCTCGTTTGCGCTGGCGGGACTGACGTCGAGCATGTCCGCGAGTGCGCCGGTCGCCGCCGGGCCGTCCTCCATCTCTTGCAGTAGGTAGATTGCCTTGACGTACTGGTCTGCGGTGTTCATCGTTTCCCTCCGTCTCGGTGTCGGTGTCTGTTCGCGCTCATTCGCGCTGCTCCATTATCTTGGTCACCGTCTCGACGCCGTCGGCCTCCTCCTCTCGTATCTCCGTGAGGATGGAGATGAGGCGGTCTCGGTCGACGGTGAACTGCGCGTCGCTCGCTCGAATCGCTCCGATGAGGTCGTCGTAGAACTTGTAGGCGGTCTCCTCGTTACACAGTTGGTCGTAGAGGACGCCGTCGAAGTCCTCGGGCTTCGTCTTCCCGTACTGCGCTTCGACGAGCGTTTCGATGTCCTCGAAGGGGATGCTCTCGGCGTCGAGTTCGTCCACGATGGACGCCAGACGCTCGCGGTGTTCCGCGGACTCCTCTGCGGCGTGTTCGAGAAGCTCCTCTAACTCCTCGTCGAGCGCTCTGTCCTCGTCGGCGAGCGATTGGTAGTGGTGGTACGCGCGGGCCTCGACGACTTCCTCGAGTACCACGCCGATCTGGAGGAGGCGAGCGAGTTGGTGGTCCGAAGTCACCCGGTGGCCGACGCTCACGCCCCACACCCTCCGTTCGCGTGCGATACCCTGTCGGTCATACCTTTTGCTCCGCGTGTGACGGACTTAAGCGGTTCCCTCGCTCTCCGTCGGGTGGGTCGTCCGGGCCGCGCGACGCGGCACGGTCGCTCGGTGTCCGAGAGAAAGGGAAAGAGAGGGAAAAGCGACGGGCCTACCTACCGCAGGCGCGCCGCGATGAGTTCGCGCAGGTCATCTCGGAACTCGTCGACGTCTATCTCTTCGAGGACGGGCACGAAGAAGCCTTCCACGAGCATGTTGCGAGCCTGCCGGTCGGGGAGCGCCCGAGAGACCATGTAGAAGAGGTCCTCTTTGTCCACCTGACCGACCGTCGCGGAGTGACTCGCTTCGGTGTCGTGGTTGTGGATGATGAGCTTCGGGGACGCGTCGGCCTCGCTCTCGTCGGAGAGCATCAGCGTGTTCTCGCGCTGGTAGGAGTTCGTGTCCCACGCGTCGCGGCCGACGTCCTGGACGCCCTCGTACACCGACCGCGCCTCGTCGTCGAGGACGCCGCGGGTCACGAGGTCCGCCGTCGTGTGTTCGGCGTTGTGCCAGACGCGCGCGTTCACGTCCAAGTGCTGGTCTTCGTGACCGAAGAACGCGCCGACGATCTTCGTCTCCGAGGAGTCGCCGTCGAGGTTCGTCTCGATGTCGCTCCGCGTCAGGCGAGAGCCGATGTTGCCCTCGATCCAGTTCAGCGTCGCGTACGTGTCGGTCGTGCCGCGCTTCAGCGTGTAGTTGTACGCCTCGTCGTCGAGGTTCTGGAGCGAGCCGTACTGGACGTACGAGTTCTCGCCCGCGTCTATCTCCACGAGGTTGCTGAAGTAGCGGTTCCCGTCCGCTTCGGTCCCGCTCTCGATGCTCTCCAGAATCGTCACCGAGGACGACTCCTCGGTGACCACGAGCGTGTGGCTGAACAGCGACTGGGAGTTCATCTCGGCGCGGATCTTCACGTCCTCGGCGTCGACGTCCTCGGGGACGTAGATGAACGTGCCCGTGGTGAAAAGCGCCGCCGACAGCGCCGTGAGGTAGTTCTCATCCGGCTCGATGATGGAGCCGAATTTCTCCTCGATGAGGTCGCCGTACTCCGAGAGCGCCTCCGTGAACGGGAGGACTTCGACGCCCTCCGCGGTGACGCGGTCGGTCGTGTCAGACTGGTTCAGCGGGTCGACGAGCTGCTCGAAGTCGAGCGCTTCGAGGTTCGTCCACCGCCGACCGGGCGTCTGGATGACGTCCGGCAGAGCGACGTCTTCGAGCGCCGACAGCGCTTCGAGTCGAGTCTCGAGGAGCCACTCGGGCTCGTCGCGTTCCTCCGAAATCGTCCGAACCGTCTCCTCCGAGAGGTTCGCTGGTAGCTGCGTGCTCATGTTATCCGAGACTACCCTCCATCTCCAGTTCGACCAAGCGGTTGAGTTCGACCGCGTACTCGATGGGCAGTTCCTCCGTGATGGGCTCGATGAAGCCCGAGACGATCATCTGCTTCGCGTCGTCGTCGTCCAGACCGCGCGACTGGAGGTAGAACACGTCCTCGTCGCCGATCTTGCCGACGGTCGCCTCGTGGGCGACGTCTACCTGACTCTCGTTGATCTCCATGTACGGCATCGTGTCCGAGGTGGACTCGTTGTCGAACATCAGCGCGTCGCACTCCACTGCGGTCGAGGAGTTGCGCGCGCCATCGCTGATGTGGACGAGGCCGCGGTAGTTCGTGCGGCCGCCGTCCTTCGAGATGGACTTCGACTCGATGGTCGACTTCGTCTCGGGGGCGTTGTGGTACACCTTCGCGCCGGTGTCGATGTTCTGGCCCTCGCCCGCGAAGGCGATGGTGATGTGGTTGTCGGAGGCGCCGCGACCCTTCAGGATGGACGCGGGGTAGAGCATGGTGGCCTTCGAGCCCATCGAGCCCGAAATCCACTCCATGCGGCCGCCCTTCTCGACGATGGCGCGCTTGGTGTTGAGGTTGTACGTGTTCTTCGACCAGTTCTGGACGGTCGAGTACTGGACGTGAGCGTCCTCGCCGACGAACACCTCGACGCCGCCGGAGTGGAGGTTGAACGCCGAGTACTTCGGGGCCGAACAGCCCTCGATGTAGTGGACCTCCGAGCCTTCCTCTGCGACGATGAGGGTGTGCTCGAACTGGCCCATGCCCTCGGAGTTCATGCGGAAGTACGCCTGAACGGGCATGTCGACCGTGGTGTCCTCGGGGACGTAGACGAACGACCCGCCGGACCAGATGGCGCCGTGGAGCGCGGCGAACTTGTTGTCGCTCGGCGGGACGCACTTCGTCATGAAGTACTCCTTGACGATGTCGGGGTGCTCCTGCACCGCCTCGTCCATGTTCATGAAGATGACGCCCTTCTCCTCCCAGCGCTCCTGCATGTTCTGGTAGACGACTTCGGATTCGTACTGAGCGCCGACGCCGGAGAGGGCGTTCTTCTCCGCTTCCGGGATGCCGAGCTTGTCGAAGGTGTCCTTGATCTCGTCCGGCAGGTCCGTCCAGTCGTCGACGCTCCCGCGCGTCTCGACGTCCGGTCGGATGTAGGGGACGATCTCGTTTACGTCGACTTCCGAGAGGTCGGGCTGGCCGGGCCAGCCGGTCGGCATCGGCATCTCCTGGAACTGCTTCAGCGCGCGGAGGCGCCGCTGCAGCATCCACTCGGGCTCGTCTTTGTCCTCGGAGATGACCCTGATGGTCTCCTCCGTGAGACCCTTCTCGGCTTGGAAGGAGGACTTCTGCTCCTTCTTGAACTCGAATCGAGCCTCGGTGTCAGTCTCTTTTAGGTGGTCTTGATCTGAACTCATATTCTTAGTAGTACCTTGGTGTCTGGCCTTATCAGGCTGTCCCGTACACTTCCTCGCGGACCCAGTCGTACCCCTTGTCTTCGAGCTGCTCTGCGAGGTCAGCGCCGCCGGATTTCACGACTTCGCCGTCCAGCATGATGTGGACGTGGTCGGGTTCGACGTAGTCGAGGATGCGCTGGTAGTGGGTGATCTGCAGGATGCCGGTGCCCTGCTCGTCGCGGAGGGCGTTGATGCCCTTCGAGACGTCCTGCAGGCGGTCGATGTCGAGACCGGAGTCGATCTCGTCGAGGACCGCCAGCGACGGTTCGAGGATGGCGGCCTGAAGCACCTCGTTCTGCTTCTTCTCGCCGCCGGAGAAGCCCGCGTTGAGGTACCGCTGCATGAACTTCTCGTCCATGTCGAGCAGTTCCATCTTCTCTTTCAGGATCTGCTGGAACTCCGCGACGCCGACTTCGCCCTCGTCCGCGGGGCCTTCCATCGGGGACGTCTCGTAGCCCTCGTCTTCTTCTTCTTCCGCTTCGGCCTCGTCTTCGTCCTCGAACAGCTCCTCGCGCTCCTCTATCTTCGCGTTGAGCGCCGTCCGCAGGAAGTTCGTCATCGTGACGCCCTCGATTTCGGCGGGGTACTGGAAGCCGAGGAAGATACCGAGCGCCGCGCGCTCGTTCGGTTCCAGTTCGAGGAGACTCCACGTCTGTTTGTCCTCGGGGATATCGAAGTCCTCGCCGAACTCGTCTTCGCTGAGATGGAGAAGAATCTCGCCCTCGGTCACCTCGTAGGCCGGGTGACCCGCGATGATCTTCGCGGTCGTCGACTTCCCGGACCCGTTGGGACCCATGAGTGCGTGGATCTCGCCGGAGTTGACTTCAAGGTCGACACCACGAAGGATTTGCTCGCCGTCCTCCTCCGCGACGCGCGCGTGGAGGTTCTTGATTTCCAGTGTTGCCATTGTTGTCTCGTTGCCTCGTACTGAAACGTGGGCTAGTGCGACCCATAATGCTTACGGATTCACAGCAGACGCTTTGTCCGAGAGAAAATTAATTTGCGTTTCGGGAAAGCGAACGCGAGAGCGGAGTCGTTCGTCTCGGGCGTTACGGACCGGGAAGAAGTCCGCTCGTCGGCCGTCTCACACGCTCTGCGTCGTCACGTGAAGCTTCCGAGACCGGTCTGTTGCTGGCCGGACTTCACTTCGTCCCACGACATCCCGAGCGCTTCGATGATGCGCGCGATGGGTCCCTTCAGCGTCTTGTCGAGCATCTTGTCCCAGTCCACCTCGAACTCCTCGGGGACTTGGTCCTCGTACTCGAAGCAGATGACGTCCGGGTCGCGCTTGAACTCCTTGTACAGGTCGTCCGCCTGCGGGTCGAACCGCCCTTCGGACTCCATCTCCCTGAAGAAGGAGGGGTGGACCTTCCGGAGGTACAGACGCTTCGGCTTCGACCCGCGGTCGAAGTTCGTCCCGAGGAGCAGATTCGCGTACTGGGCGCCGCGAACCTGCGCCGTCGCGGTGTCGTACGCTTCGAGGCGTTTCCCGATGCCGCCGGGGATGCCCACCTCGTCCAGCGGTAAGTTCCCCTTCTGGAAGTCCTCGATGACGTCGTGGACGTAGTCTTTGATGACGTCGTTGTCCTCGCCGTAGACGATCATCTCG is part of the Halopelagius longus genome and encodes:
- a CDS encoding metal-dependent transcriptional regulator translates to MNTADQYVKAIYLLQEMEDGPAATGALADMLDVSPASANEMIGKLEDRGLAEHEKYKGVQLTDEGIVRARDALQTYCIIERFLANVLDVEAFRAEARELEPVIDGTVAERLDTIIDRHGECPDCFDAETDACEYLELPEAEEKPAD
- a CDS encoding rubrerythrin codes for the protein MSVGHRVTSDHQLARLLQIGVVLEEVVEARAYHHYQSLADEDRALDEELEELLEHAAEESAEHRERLASIVDELDAESIPFEDIETLVEAQYGKTKPEDFDGVLYDQLCNEETAYKFYDDLIGAIRASDAQFTVDRDRLISILTEIREEEADGVETVTKIMEQRE
- the sufD gene encoding Fe-S cluster assembly protein SufD, translating into MSTQLPANLSEETVRTISEERDEPEWLLETRLEALSALEDVALPDVIQTPGRRWTNLEALDFEQLVDPLNQSDTTDRVTAEGVEVLPFTEALSEYGDLIEEKFGSIIEPDENYLTALSAALFTTGTFIYVPEDVDAEDVKIRAEMNSQSLFSHTLVVTEESSSVTILESIESGTEADGNRYFSNLVEIDAGENSYVQYGSLQNLDDEAYNYTLKRGTTDTYATLNWIEGNIGSRLTRSDIETNLDGDSSETKIVGAFFGHEDQHLDVNARVWHNAEHTTADLVTRGVLDDEARSVYEGVQDVGRDAWDTNSYQRENTLMLSDESEADASPKLIIHNHDTEASHSATVGQVDKEDLFYMVSRALPDRQARNMLVEGFFVPVLEEIDVDEFRDDLRELIAARLR
- the sufB gene encoding Fe-S cluster assembly protein SufB, with protein sequence MSSDQDHLKETDTEARFEFKKEQKSSFQAEKGLTEETIRVISEDKDEPEWMLQRRLRALKQFQEMPMPTGWPGQPDLSEVDVNEIVPYIRPDVETRGSVDDWTDLPDEIKDTFDKLGIPEAEKNALSGVGAQYESEVVYQNMQERWEEKGVIFMNMDEAVQEHPDIVKEYFMTKCVPPSDNKFAALHGAIWSGGSFVYVPEDTTVDMPVQAYFRMNSEGMGQFEHTLIVAEEGSEVHYIEGCSAPKYSAFNLHSGGVEVFVGEDAHVQYSTVQNWSKNTYNLNTKRAIVEKGGRMEWISGSMGSKATMLYPASILKGRGASDNHITIAFAGEGQNIDTGAKVYHNAPETKSTIESKSISKDGGRTNYRGLVHISDGARNSSTAVECDALMFDNESTSDTMPYMEINESQVDVAHEATVGKIGDEDVFYLQSRGLDDDDAKQMIVSGFIEPITEELPIEYAVELNRLVELEMEGSLG
- a CDS encoding ABC transporter ATP-binding protein codes for the protein MATLEIKNLHARVAEEDGEQILRGVDLEVNSGEIHALMGPNGSGKSTTAKIIAGHPAYEVTEGEILLHLSEDEFGEDFDIPEDKQTWSLLELEPNERAALGIFLGFQYPAEIEGVTMTNFLRTALNAKIEEREELFEDEDEAEAEEEEDEGYETSPMEGPADEGEVGVAEFQQILKEKMELLDMDEKFMQRYLNAGFSGGEKKQNEVLQAAILEPSLAVLDEIDSGLDIDRLQDVSKGINALRDEQGTGILQITHYQRILDYVEPDHVHIMLDGEVVKSGGADLAEQLEDKGYDWVREEVYGTA